The following coding sequences lie in one Spirosoma sp. KUDC1026 genomic window:
- a CDS encoding winged helix-turn-helix transcriptional regulator, producing MSEEISEKEYECPSDTFLQVLKGKCKTTLIMLIQQRRNRFGMMRDALPTISARMLAKQLDELEQDGIIWRKVFSEVPLHVEYYLTDYGQSLYPIVREMRRWGYIHQEKLKTNSKK from the coding sequence ATGTCCGAAGAAATTTCTGAAAAGGAATACGAGTGTCCTTCTGATACGTTTTTGCAGGTACTGAAAGGGAAGTGCAAAACAACGCTGATCATGCTGATTCAGCAGCGACGTAATCGGTTTGGAATGATGCGCGACGCCCTGCCGACCATCAGCGCCCGGATGCTGGCCAAACAACTCGACGAGCTGGAACAGGACGGTATTATCTGGCGTAAGGTATTTTCGGAAGTGCCGCTGCACGTCGAATATTACCTCACCGACTATGGACAGTCCCTGTATCCTATCGTGCGGGAAATGCGTCGATGGGGGTATATCCACCAGGAAAAGCTAAAAACCAACTCTAAAAAATAA
- a CDS encoding YhdH/YhfP family quinone oxidoreductase, with the protein MENTFQGILVTEKEGSFSKEVQSLELDALPKNDTLIRVHYSSINYKDALSGAGNRGVTRKFPHVPGIDAAGTVVRSASGAWQEGEEVIVTGFDLGMNTWGGLGQYISVPADWCIRLPEGLSLREAMSYGTAGLTAGLCVHKLLQAGLTPDKGPIAVSGATGGVGSISLGILKKLGFDTVAISGKIDLADYFTETLGVSEIINRTEFIDESTKPLLSARFAGAIDTVGGTVLTTLLRSLHYNGAVAACGMAQSGDLTMTVFPFILKGISLLGVDSVQCAMDTRREVWQKLAFDWRPAHLNDLVTEIGLSDVAGVMDAMLAGKTQGRTVVRLD; encoded by the coding sequence ATGGAAAATACATTTCAAGGAATACTGGTTACGGAGAAAGAAGGTTCGTTCAGCAAAGAGGTTCAGTCCCTCGAGCTTGATGCGCTGCCCAAAAATGACACGCTGATCCGCGTTCATTACTCGTCTATAAATTACAAAGACGCGCTATCGGGAGCCGGCAACCGGGGCGTTACACGAAAATTTCCGCACGTACCGGGTATCGATGCCGCCGGAACCGTGGTCCGCTCCGCGAGCGGGGCCTGGCAGGAAGGCGAGGAAGTGATTGTGACGGGCTTCGATCTGGGAATGAACACCTGGGGTGGGCTAGGGCAGTACATCAGCGTTCCCGCCGACTGGTGCATCCGACTACCAGAGGGACTCAGCCTACGCGAGGCCATGTCCTATGGTACGGCTGGACTGACGGCTGGCCTGTGTGTTCACAAATTACTCCAGGCTGGCCTGACACCCGATAAAGGACCAATTGCTGTCAGTGGCGCTACGGGCGGGGTAGGCAGCATCAGCCTGGGGATTCTGAAAAAGCTGGGTTTCGACACGGTGGCCATTAGTGGTAAAATTGACTTGGCTGATTATTTCACTGAGACGCTGGGAGTTAGCGAAATCATCAATCGGACGGAGTTTATTGATGAATCAACGAAACCCCTGCTGTCGGCGCGCTTTGCCGGGGCTATCGATACGGTCGGCGGCACCGTGCTGACGACATTGCTACGTTCGTTGCACTACAACGGAGCCGTAGCCGCTTGTGGCATGGCGCAGTCGGGCGATCTGACAATGACGGTGTTTCCCTTTATTCTTAAAGGCATTAGTCTGCTGGGTGTCGATTCAGTGCAGTGTGCCATGGACACCCGGCGGGAGGTCTGGCAAAAACTGGCTTTCGACTGGCGGCCCGCACATCTGAACGATCTGGTGACCGAAATAGGACTAAGCGACGTAGCAGGCGTCATGGACGCTATGCTGGCGGGAAAAACCCAGGGGCGCACGGTGGTGAGGTTGGATTAA
- a CDS encoding MGH1-like glycoside hydrolase domain-containing protein, with product MTAIAERERIYERADNKGWKKWGPYLSERAWGTVREDYSPYGDAWNYVNHDMARSRAYRWGEEGIGGISDNKSIICFSLAFWNHKDTILKERLFGLSGPEGNHGEDVKELYYYLDSTPTHSYMKMQYKYPQQEFPYNRLVIENMRRNRTEPEFELMDTGIFDQDEYFDIVIEYAKADQNDWLVTVTAHNRSDKDAPLTLLPTLWFRNTWAWGYEQFTARPMLNGISNTQIEVSHKQMGKFKLYCENADALLFCDNDTNTERLYGRPNVSKYPKDSINNYITSGNRKSFINPNQIGTKASAQYARVVPAKGSTTIRLRFSDKTTLPNAFSDFDSIWQDRLADANTFYDDLQRNVKDQELRNIQRQAYAGMLWNKQFYYYNVNEWLKGDPQMPIPFQGRVYARNETWRHMYTANILSMPDKWEYPWFAAWDLAFHTLTLARLDPHFAKRQLAVILREYYMHPNGQIPAYEWNFSDVNPPVHAWATWKVYEIDKEQNGVGDVAFLERVFHKLLLNFTWWVNRKDVEGNNIFGGGFLGLDNIGVFDRSQPLPMGGRIEQADGTGWMAMYTLNMLRIACEISLTRPSYQDMASKFFEHFLHIASAMNNLGKQGISLWDEVDQFYYDVLHTPDQNARLLKIRSMVGLIPLFAVEILDEELLSQLPDFKRRVEWVLTNRPDLASLVSRWHEPGKGETHLLSLLRGHRMKMILKRMFDETEFLSDYGIRALSKYHEKTPYQFELNSEVFQVRYVAAESEMSMFGGNSNWRGPIWFPVNFLLIDSLLKFYQYYGDDLEIEYPTHSGQVMSVKDALMQVTERLINLFRRDASGRIPSYGDQEKMQHDPNFQNLYLFYEYFNGDNGAGLGANHQTGWTGLVADLIEYLYKYQSKTTTAPALK from the coding sequence ATGACTGCTATTGCCGAACGCGAACGGATTTACGAACGAGCTGACAACAAAGGGTGGAAAAAATGGGGACCCTACCTCTCCGAACGGGCCTGGGGCACGGTGCGGGAAGATTACAGCCCCTATGGCGACGCCTGGAACTATGTCAACCACGACATGGCCCGCTCACGCGCGTATCGCTGGGGTGAAGAAGGTATCGGCGGCATTTCCGACAATAAAAGCATCATCTGTTTTTCGCTGGCGTTCTGGAATCATAAGGACACCATTCTGAAAGAACGTCTGTTTGGTCTCTCCGGCCCGGAAGGTAACCACGGCGAGGACGTAAAGGAACTGTACTATTACCTGGACAGTACACCGACGCACTCGTACATGAAAATGCAGTACAAGTACCCGCAGCAGGAATTTCCGTACAACCGGCTGGTGATCGAGAATATGCGCCGGAACCGGACCGAGCCGGAATTTGAGCTGATGGATACGGGTATCTTCGACCAGGACGAATATTTCGATATTGTCATCGAATACGCCAAAGCCGATCAGAACGACTGGCTGGTGACCGTGACCGCTCACAACCGCTCGGACAAGGACGCTCCGCTGACCTTGCTGCCGACACTCTGGTTCCGGAACACCTGGGCGTGGGGCTACGAACAGTTCACTGCCCGGCCCATGCTGAACGGCATTTCCAACACGCAGATTGAGGTGAGCCATAAGCAGATGGGTAAGTTCAAGCTCTACTGCGAAAACGCCGATGCGCTGCTGTTCTGCGACAATGATACCAACACGGAACGGCTCTACGGTCGTCCTAACGTATCGAAATACCCGAAGGATAGCATCAACAACTACATCACGTCGGGCAATCGGAAAAGCTTTATCAACCCGAACCAGATCGGCACAAAAGCGTCGGCCCAGTACGCCCGTGTTGTACCCGCGAAGGGCAGCACTACCATCCGGCTGCGATTCAGTGACAAAACCACTTTACCGAATGCCTTCTCCGATTTCGACAGCATCTGGCAGGATCGCCTGGCGGATGCCAATACGTTCTACGACGATCTGCAGCGGAACGTAAAAGATCAGGAGCTGCGAAACATCCAGCGGCAGGCCTACGCGGGTATGCTCTGGAACAAACAATTTTACTACTACAATGTCAACGAGTGGCTGAAAGGCGACCCGCAGATGCCAATTCCGTTCCAGGGACGTGTCTACGCCCGCAACGAAACCTGGCGACACATGTACACGGCCAATATCCTGTCGATGCCCGACAAGTGGGAATACCCCTGGTTTGCGGCCTGGGATCTGGCTTTCCATACCCTTACCCTCGCCCGGCTCGACCCCCATTTTGCCAAGCGGCAACTAGCGGTTATTCTGCGGGAGTATTACATGCACCCGAACGGACAGATTCCGGCTTACGAGTGGAATTTCAGCGACGTGAATCCACCCGTTCACGCCTGGGCGACCTGGAAGGTGTACGAGATCGATAAGGAGCAGAACGGCGTAGGCGACGTAGCTTTCCTGGAGCGGGTGTTTCACAAACTGCTGCTGAACTTTACGTGGTGGGTAAACCGCAAGGACGTCGAAGGCAACAATATTTTCGGTGGGGGCTTCCTGGGTCTCGATAACATTGGGGTCTTCGACCGCTCGCAGCCATTGCCAATGGGCGGCCGTATCGAGCAGGCCGATGGTACGGGCTGGATGGCCATGTACACGCTGAATATGCTCCGGATTGCCTGCGAGATTTCGCTGACTCGCCCGTCCTATCAGGACATGGCCAGTAAGTTCTTCGAGCACTTCCTGCACATTGCATCGGCCATGAACAATCTTGGCAAACAGGGCATCAGTCTCTGGGATGAGGTCGATCAGTTTTACTACGACGTCCTGCATACACCGGACCAGAACGCCCGGCTACTGAAAATCCGCTCGATGGTGGGCCTGATTCCACTGTTCGCCGTCGAAATTCTGGACGAAGAGTTACTCTCACAGCTGCCTGATTTTAAACGTCGGGTTGAGTGGGTACTCACGAACCGGCCGGATCTGGCGTCGCTGGTGTCGCGCTGGCACGAGCCGGGTAAGGGCGAAACACATCTGTTGAGTCTGCTGCGCGGTCACCGGATGAAAATGATCCTGAAACGGATGTTCGACGAAACCGAATTCCTGTCGGATTACGGCATCCGGGCACTGTCGAAATACCACGAGAAAACACCCTATCAGTTTGAGTTGAACAGCGAAGTATTCCAGGTTCGTTACGTAGCGGCCGAATCCGAAATGAGCATGTTCGGCGGCAACTCAAACTGGCGTGGACCAATCTGGTTCCCGGTGAACTTCCTGCTGATCGATTCGCTGCTGAAATTCTACCAGTATTACGGCGACGATCTGGAGATTGAGTACCCAACGCATTCGGGCCAGGTGATGAGCGTGAAAGACGCCCTGATGCAGGTTACAGAGCGGCTCATCAACCTCTTCCGACGCGATGCCAGCGGACGCATCCCATCCTATGGCGACCAGGAAAAGATGCAGCACGATCCTAATTTTCAAAATCTGTATCTGTTCTACGAGTACTTCAACGGCGACAACGGAGCGGGTTTAGGGGCGAATCACCAGACAGGCTGGACGGGTCTGGTAGCTGATCTGATCGAGTACCTCTACAAGTACCAATCGAAAACGACTACGGCTCCGGCGTTGAAATAA